In Bacteroidota bacterium, the following proteins share a genomic window:
- a CDS encoding HNH endonuclease — translation MKRQLSEPEKQTVRQQQLSADGSLRCFISGEIIADTDDIEYDHIQPFSKDGETDVVNIRIVLKKYNRRKSDQSLYDVRDNLKLERLFQHKKNNIKLQDIFELKEVQHKNTHANRNGATIKIDDGSEAREFQLLHDKILGVDYFYGKIPISWLENDDQEGLQPRVIDYKRLITIRDHLQDHPQLAPSIGRLVGNRLKLFDGQHKLAGQVLNNLSDIDVKFYISPDEAEKAKKLFDDLMITNLEAHSKLKQVPFYTSTLLDRLSVIYKELLEEFISNKPADNHTESNFVHFLVTEKQYAKLEAKEMLRSAIKNSALDNSTLSKFVAEAFKDASFPMTIDLLNKTLFPATLFLEPSTAKFTAADDYRNLEVDNFKELVSILVDESFLNDWIQNVKGRTLTNVQLKARRIWHKGSVLTWAPYLKSILYFALQTMTNEEREKILYRPALDDKEKLIIRKCLNRLFTHNMWDEPEGEIDSLLVSAKKQDDLFNRKG, via the coding sequence ATGAAAAGACAGTTATCAGAACCAGAAAAGCAAACAGTCAGACAGCAACAACTTTCAGCAGACGGTTCGTTGAGATGTTTTATTTCAGGAGAAATCATTGCAGACACTGACGATATTGAATATGACCATATCCAACCGTTTTCAAAGGACGGAGAAACTGATGTAGTAAACATTCGGATAGTTTTAAAAAAATACAACCGAAGAAAATCAGACCAATCGCTTTATGATGTTCGGGACAATCTCAAACTTGAAAGATTGTTTCAGCACAAAAAGAACAACATAAAACTTCAAGACATCTTTGAACTCAAAGAGGTTCAACATAAAAATACCCACGCTAACAGAAACGGAGCAACAATAAAAATTGATGACGGTTCAGAAGCAAGAGAGTTTCAACTTCTTCACGACAAAATTCTCGGAGTAGATTATTTCTATGGTAAAATTCCAATCTCTTGGCTTGAGAATGACGACCAAGAAGGACTTCAGCCAAGAGTAATTGATTACAAGAGATTGATAACAATTCGTGACCACTTACAAGACCACCCACAACTTGCTCCATCAATTGGCAGGTTAGTAGGTAACCGACTTAAACTATTTGACGGACAACATAAACTTGCTGGACAAGTTCTGAATAATCTTAGCGACATTGATGTTAAGTTTTACATTTCACCTGACGAAGCGGAAAAAGCAAAAAAGCTGTTTGACGATTTGATGATTACAAATCTTGAAGCACATTCAAAACTTAAACAAGTTCCATTTTATACTTCTACCCTTCTTGACCGACTTTCGGTTATTTACAAAGAACTTCTTGAAGAGTTTATCTCTAACAAGCCAGCAGACAATCATACCGAGAGCAATTTTGTTCACTTTCTTGTTACGGAGAAACAATATGCAAAATTGGAAGCAAAAGAAATGTTGCGGAGTGCAATAAAAAATTCAGCACTTGACAACTCTACTTTATCAAAGTTTGTTGCAGAGGCATTTAAGGACGCAAGTTTTCCAATGACTATTGACCTACTAAACAAAACTCTTTTCCCTGCAACACTTTTTCTTGAACCTTCAACAGCAAAATTTACTGCGGCTGACGACTACAGAAATTTAGAAGTTGACAATTTCAAAGAGTTGGTTTCAATTCTTGTTGACGAAAGTTTTCTAAACGACTGGATACAAAACGTAAAAGGCAGGACACTTACAAATGTTCAACTAAAAGCAAGACGTATTTGGCACAAAGGTTCTGTTCTGACTTGGGCTCCATATCTTAAAAGTATATTGTATTTCGCTTTGCAGACAATGACTAATGAGGAACGGGAAAAAATCCTTTATCGCCCTGCACTTGACGACAAAGAGAAGTTAATTATCAGAAAATGTTTGAACCGCTTGTTCACTCACAATATGTGGGACGAACCAGAAGGAGAAATTGACAGCTTGTTGGTTTCAGCGAAAAAGCAAGACGACTTATTTAATCGCAAAGG